In Phyllopteryx taeniolatus isolate TA_2022b chromosome 8, UOR_Ptae_1.2, whole genome shotgun sequence, one genomic interval encodes:
- the LOC133482079 gene encoding mucin-2-like, producing the protein MKKKKKDSAKKKKKKKKKKQGKGWKRKQKEVQVQGRGTVSPSGGKTQREDVPVTNFITDHQIGIQRLSEGQTGASNDIMKDEPLTETAESPLTPGETSSPSRSPPRKGRNKEKVPLTSPEEISQLAVDSTDNFPGVLKSQPEQQHPVEEIPQPEVDSTDNLSVIPTPMSLKRTAKIFQPVVDYIDTLSVTTPTAAEETGPTPGSLSKTRPPRKGRRKEKVEEIPQLAADSAENPSATSIPTIVTSQQHPNKQIPQPALDFIDNLSVTSPQTPEEISPPGGSPSKYRRPRKGKRKEKELVTSPKEIPQPAVNTTDNLYAIVTSQLERQRLGEIFRPSVDSTANSIIILASNPGRKYPEIPQSVIDSIATSIPAIGISQHVVDSTDNLSATSIPTSQRKQQRPAEGRPVPGPPGTPNVTRNQSQEKGDKKGRKKKRKVRLDSGAQSTTPGLTANLAQSPDFVTAGVLKVSVPKRQRSREGGRRNKRTKATTENVLLKSLTTTTPPDPVIGHTRRTKPKKPGRKATSTDIQRGLSISEVPGLTLTPVPAKERVGQSRSSLPPTLKMSAMQRSMERAREQFAWKKRRKAALLIRPH; encoded by the coding sequence atgaaaaagaagaagaaagacagcgccaagaagaagaagaagaagaagaagaagaaacagggAAAAGGGTGGAAAAGAAAGCAGAAAGAAGTTCAAGTCCAAGGAAGAGGAACGGTTTCACCTTCAGgaggaaaaacacaaagagAAGACGTCCCTGTGACTAACTTCATCACCGACCACCAGATAGGCATACAAAGACTGAGTGAGGGTCAAACAGGGGCTTCCAATGACATCATGAAGGATGAACCACTGACGGAGACTGCAGAGTCTCCTCTGACACCCGGAGAAACCAGTTCTCCTTCTCGGTCTCCACCAAGGAAGGGAAGGAACAAGGAGAAGGTACCCTTGACTTCCCCAGAGGAGATTTCCCAACTTGCAGTCGACTCTACTGACAACTTTCCTGGTGTACTGAAGTCACAACCTGAACAACAACACCCTGTTGAGGAGATCCCTCAACCGGAGGTTGATTCAACGGACAACCTAAGTGTCATTCCCACCCCAATGTCGCTAAAACGCACTGCCAAGATCTTTCAACCTGTGGTTGACTACATCGACACTCTCAGTGTCACAACTCCTACGGCAGcagaagaaactggtccaactCCTGGGTCTCTGTCAAAAACACGGCCACCAAGGAAGGGCAGACGAAAGGAGAAGGTAGAGGAGATCCCTCAACTTGCGGCAGACTCTGCAGAGAACCCAAGTGCCACTTCGATCCCCACCATAGTGACATCACAACAACATCCTAACAAACAGATCCCTCAGCCTGCACTGGATTTCATCGACAACCTCAGTGTCACATCACCTCAGACACCAGAAGAAATAAGCCCTCCTGGTGGGTCTCCGTCGAAATACAGGCGACCGAGGAAGGGCAAGAGAAAGGAGAAAGAACTTGTGACTTCTCCAAAGGAGATCCCTCAACCCGCAGTCAACACCACCGACAACCTTTATGCCATTGTGACCTCGCAACTCGAACGTCAACGCCTTGGTGAGATCTTTCGACCTAGTGTAGACTCCACTGCCAACAGTATAATAATCCTGGCATCCAACCCCGGACGAAAGTACCCTGAGATCCCGCAATCTGTGATAGACTCCATCGCCACTTCCATCCCCGCCATCGGTATCTCTCAACATGTAGTCGACTCCACCGACAACCTGAGTGCCACTTCCATCCCGACGTCACAACGCAAACAACAACGCCCTGCTGAGGGACGACCTGTCCCCGGCCCTCCAGGCACCCCCAACGTCACAAGAAACCAATCGCAAGAGAAAGGAGACAAGAAGGGcaggaagaaaaagaggaaagtgCGGCTGGATTCAGGCGCTCAAAGCACGACGCCGGGGCTCACCGCTAATCTCGctcaaagtccggactttgtTACAGCCGGGGTTCTGAAAGTTAGCGTTCCGAAGAGACAACGGTCCAGAGAAGGGGGTCGGAGGAATAAAAGGACGAAAGCAACTACTGAAAATGTGCTGTTGAAAAGTCTCACAACAACCACACCACCTGACCCAGTAATCGGCCACACGAGGAGAACCAAGCCCAAGAAGCCGGGGAGGAAAGCTACGTCCACCGACATTCAACGTGGCCTTTCGATTTCAGAAGTCCCGGGTTTGACGTTGACACCCGTTCCCGCCAAGGAGAGAGTCGGACAGTCGAGAAGCAGTTTGCCCCCCACCCTGAAAATGAGCGCCATGCAGCGGTCGATGGAGAGAGCTAGAGAGCAGTTTGCctggaagaagagaagaaaagctGCTCTGCTCATCAGACCACATTGA